A single window of Larus michahellis chromosome 17, bLarMic1.1, whole genome shotgun sequence DNA harbors:
- the SIDT2 gene encoding SID1 transmembrane family member 2 isoform X2, with protein MASAGAAALARALLAWALVALPLALPQPHGRRKVVEKEASFDTTYADWVDADLLNIYAFNHSVRRNWTEGVRVSVNVLSDHKDLPVLFVVRQKEAVVSFQVPLILRGLYQRKYAYQEVSRTLCQPQTKAEVETQHFYVDVSTLSLNASYQLRVTRVENFVLRTNERFGFNATAAQPQYFKYEFPEGVDSVIVKVTSAMAFPCSVISIQDILCPVYDLDNNVAFIGMYQTMTKKAAITVQKKDFPSNSFYVVVVVKTEDEACGGALPYYPLSKHASPDEPVDQHNRQKMLEVMVSPAITSEAYVSSVLFCLGIFLSFYVLTLVIACWESCRQQKRKGLLAAMDSPSLDTASLLGHARSIPDSFLGRAPYDSYGYGSFGNGSSSSAEGVTDSMGSAEVSYGYVGQEQFKRRTPSAPMRPLSIAMGERSLENVAGRPRLDSLSSIEEDDYDTLADIDYDKNVIRTKQYLCVADLARKDKRVLRKKYQIYFWNIATIAVFYALPVVQLVITYQTVVNVTGNQDICYYNFLCAHPLGNLSAFNNILSNLGYVLLGLLFLLIILQREINYNRALMRNDANALECGIPKHFGLFYAMGTALMMEGLLSACYHVCPNYTNFQFDTSFMYMIAGLCMLKLYQKRHPDINASAYSAYACLALVIFFSVVGVVFGKGNTAFWIIFSVIHIVATLLLSTQLYYMGRWKLDSGILRRILHVLYTDCIRQCSGPMYVDRMVLLVMGNIINWSLAAYGLIVRPNDFASYLLAIGICNLLLYFAFYIIMKLRSGERIKLIPLLCIVGTSVVWGFALFFFFQGLSTWQKTPAESREHNRDCILLDFFDDHDIWHFLSSIAMFGSFLVGAGCRCRGCPLPGPPRLTGSPLPSLRRCC; from the exons ATGGCGagcgccggggcggccgcgctgGCCCGGGCGCTGCTGGCCTGGGCGCTGGTGGCCCTGCCGctcgccctgccccagccccacgggcgcCGGAAGGTGGTGGAGAAGGAGGCCAGCTTCGACACCACCTACGCCGACTGGGTGGACGCCGACCTGCTCAACATCTACGCCTTCAACCACAGCGTCCGGAGGAACTGG ACGGAGGGGGTGCGCGTGTCGGTGAACGTCCTCTCCGACCACAAGGACTTGCCCGTCCTCTTCGTGGTGAGGCAGAAGGAGGCGGTGGTCTCCTTCCAGGTGCCGCTCATCCTCCGGGGACT GTATCAGCGGAAATACGCGTACCAGGAGGTGAGCCGCACGCTCTGCCAGCCCCAGACCAAGGCGGAGGTGGAGACCCAGCACTTCTACGTGGACGTCTCCACGCTGTCCCTCAATGCCTCCTACCAGCTGCGGGTCACCCGGGTGGAGAACTTCGTGCTGCG GACGAACGAACGGTTCGGCTTCAACGCCACGGCTGCTCAGCCGCAG TATTTCAAGTATGAGTTCCCCGAGGGAGTGGACTCGGTGATCGTGAAGGTGACCTCGGCCATGGCCTTCCCCTGCTCCGTCATCTCCATCCAGGACATCCTG TGCCCCGTCTACGACTTGGACAACAACGTGGCCTTCATCGGGATGTACCAGACCATGACGAAGAAGGCGGCCATCACGGTGCAG AAGAAGGATTTCCCCAGCAACAGCTTCtacgtggtggtggtggtgaagacGGAGGATGAGGCGTGCGGGGGGGCTTTGCCCTACTACCCCCTCTCCAAACATGCCTCCCCAG ATGAGCCCGTGGATCAGCACAACCGGCAGAAGATGCTGGAGGTGATGGTGTCGCCCGCCATAACCT CGGAGGCCTATGTCAGCAGTGTGCTTTTCTGCCTGGGCATCTTCCTCTCCTTCTACGTCCTCACACTGGTCATTGCCTGCTGGGAGAGCTGCCG gcagcagaagaggaaggggcTCCTGGCAGCCATGGACTCGCCCAGCCTGGACACAG CATCTCTACTGG GGCATGCCCGCAGCATCCCCGACTCCTTCCTGGGCCGTGCTCCCTACGACAGCTACGGTTACGGCTCCTTCG GCAACGGTTCCTCCAGCAGCGCCGAGGGCGTCACAGACAGCATGGGCTCGGCAGAAGTCTCCTATGGCTACGTGG GGCAGGAGCAGTTCAAGCGGCGCACGCCCTCCGCCCCGATGAGGCCGCTGAGCATTGCCATGG GGGAGCGGTCGCTGGAGAACGTGGCCGGCCGGCCGCGCCTGGACTCTCTCAGCTCCATCGAGGAGGATGACTACGACACGCTGGCCGACATTGACTACGACAAGAATGTCATCCGCACCAAG caaTACCTCTGCGTGGCCGACCTGGCCCGCAAGGACAAGCGGGTGCTGCGGAAGAAGTACCAGATCTACTTCTG GAACATCGCCACCATCGCTGTCTTCTACGCCCTCCCCGTCGTCCAGCTCGTCATCACCTACCAGACG GTTGTGAACGTCACGGGCAACCAGGACATCTGCTACTACAACTTTCTGTGCGCCCACCCACTGGGGAACCTCAG CGCCTTCAACAACATCCTCAGCAACCTGGGCTACGTCCTGCTGGGCTTGCTCTTCCTGCTCATCATCCTGCAGCGGGAGATCAACTACAACCGGGCCCTCATGCGCAACGACGCCAACGCCCTG GAGTGCGGCATCCCCAAGCACTTCGGGCTCTTCTACGCCATGGGCACCGCGCTGATGATGGAGGGGCTGCTCAGCGCCTGCTACCACGTCTGCCCCAACTACACCAACTTCCAGTTCG ACACCTCCTTCATGTACATGATCGCGGGGCTCTGCATGCTGAAGCTCTACCAGAAACGCCACCCGGACATCAACGCCAGCGCCTACAGCGCCTACGCCTGCCTGGCCCTCGTCATCTTCTTCTCCGTCGTCGGCGTG GTCTTCGGCAAGGGGAACACAGCCTTCTGGATCATCTTCTCCGTCATCCACATCGTGGCCACCCTGCTGCTGAGCACCCAGCTCTACTACATGGGCCGCTGGAAGCTGG aCTCGGGCATCCTGCGCAGGATCCTGCACGTGCTGTACACGGACTGCATCCGGCAGTGCAGCGGGCCCATGTACGTG GATCGGATGGTGCTCCTGGTCATGGGAAACATCATCAACTGGTCGCT CGCTGCCTACGGCCTCATTGTCCGCCCCAATGACTTCGCTTCCTACCTGCTGGCCATCGGCATCTGCAACCTCCTCCTCTACTTTGCCTTCTACATCATCATGAAG CTCCGCAGCGGCGAGCGCATCAAGCTCATCCCCTTGCTCTGCATCGTCGGCACCTCGGTGGTCTGGGGCTTCgccctcttcttcttcttccaggggctcagcacctggcag aAAACGCCGGCCGAGTCGCGGGAGCACAACCGTGACTGCATCCTGCTCGACTTCTTCGACGACCACGACATCTGGCACTTCCTCTCCTCCATCGCCATGTTCGGCTCCTTCCTGGTAGGTGCTGGCTGCCGCTGTCGCGGCTGCCCgctgcccggccccccccggctcACCGGGTCCCCGCTGCCTTCCCTCCGCAGGTGCTGCTGA
- the SIDT2 gene encoding SID1 transmembrane family member 2 isoform X7 has translation MSAVCFSAWASSSPSTSSHWSLPAGRAAGSRRGRGSWQPWTRPAWTQVRGHARSIPDSFLGRAPYDSYGYGSFGNGSSSSAEGVTDSMGSAEVSYGYVGERSLENVAGRPRLDSLSSIEEDDYDTLADIDYDKNVIRTKQYLCVADLARKDKRVLRKKYQIYFWNIATIAVFYALPVVQLVITYQTVVNVTGNQDICYYNFLCAHPLGNLSAFNNILSNLGYVLLGLLFLLIILQREINYNRALMRNDANALECGIPKHFGLFYAMGTALMMEGLLSACYHVCPNYTNFQFDTSFMYMIAGLCMLKLYQKRHPDINASAYSAYACLALVIFFSVVGVVFGKGNTAFWIIFSVIHIVATLLLSTQLYYMGRWKLDSGILRRILHVLYTDCIRQCSGPMYVDRMVLLVMGNIINWSLAAYGLIVRPNDFASYLLAIGICNLLLYFAFYIIMKLRSGERIKLIPLLCIVGTSVVWGFALFFFFQGLSTWQKTPAESREHNRDCILLDFFDDHDIWHFLSSIAMFGSFLVLLTLDDDLDCVQRDKIYVF, from the exons ATGTCAGCAGTGTGCTTTTCTGCCTGGGCATCTTCCTCTCCTTCTACGTCCTCACACTGGTCATTGCCTGCTGGGAGAGCTGCCG gcagcagaagaggaaggggcTCCTGGCAGCCATGGACTCGCCCAGCCTGGACACAGGTtaggg GGCATGCCCGCAGCATCCCCGACTCCTTCCTGGGCCGTGCTCCCTACGACAGCTACGGTTACGGCTCCTTCG GCAACGGTTCCTCCAGCAGCGCCGAGGGCGTCACAGACAGCATGGGCTCGGCAGAAGTCTCCTATGGCTACGTGG GGGAGCGGTCGCTGGAGAACGTGGCCGGCCGGCCGCGCCTGGACTCTCTCAGCTCCATCGAGGAGGATGACTACGACACGCTGGCCGACATTGACTACGACAAGAATGTCATCCGCACCAAG caaTACCTCTGCGTGGCCGACCTGGCCCGCAAGGACAAGCGGGTGCTGCGGAAGAAGTACCAGATCTACTTCTG GAACATCGCCACCATCGCTGTCTTCTACGCCCTCCCCGTCGTCCAGCTCGTCATCACCTACCAGACG GTTGTGAACGTCACGGGCAACCAGGACATCTGCTACTACAACTTTCTGTGCGCCCACCCACTGGGGAACCTCAG CGCCTTCAACAACATCCTCAGCAACCTGGGCTACGTCCTGCTGGGCTTGCTCTTCCTGCTCATCATCCTGCAGCGGGAGATCAACTACAACCGGGCCCTCATGCGCAACGACGCCAACGCCCTG GAGTGCGGCATCCCCAAGCACTTCGGGCTCTTCTACGCCATGGGCACCGCGCTGATGATGGAGGGGCTGCTCAGCGCCTGCTACCACGTCTGCCCCAACTACACCAACTTCCAGTTCG ACACCTCCTTCATGTACATGATCGCGGGGCTCTGCATGCTGAAGCTCTACCAGAAACGCCACCCGGACATCAACGCCAGCGCCTACAGCGCCTACGCCTGCCTGGCCCTCGTCATCTTCTTCTCCGTCGTCGGCGTG GTCTTCGGCAAGGGGAACACAGCCTTCTGGATCATCTTCTCCGTCATCCACATCGTGGCCACCCTGCTGCTGAGCACCCAGCTCTACTACATGGGCCGCTGGAAGCTGG aCTCGGGCATCCTGCGCAGGATCCTGCACGTGCTGTACACGGACTGCATCCGGCAGTGCAGCGGGCCCATGTACGTG GATCGGATGGTGCTCCTGGTCATGGGAAACATCATCAACTGGTCGCT CGCTGCCTACGGCCTCATTGTCCGCCCCAATGACTTCGCTTCCTACCTGCTGGCCATCGGCATCTGCAACCTCCTCCTCTACTTTGCCTTCTACATCATCATGAAG CTCCGCAGCGGCGAGCGCATCAAGCTCATCCCCTTGCTCTGCATCGTCGGCACCTCGGTGGTCTGGGGCTTCgccctcttcttcttcttccaggggctcagcacctggcag aAAACGCCGGCCGAGTCGCGGGAGCACAACCGTGACTGCATCCTGCTCGACTTCTTCGACGACCACGACATCTGGCACTTCCTCTCCTCCATCGCCATGTTCGGCTCCTTCCTG GTGCTGCTGACGCTGGACGATGACCTGGACTGCGTCCAGCGGGACAAGATCTACGTCTTCTAG
- the SIDT2 gene encoding SID1 transmembrane family member 2 isoform X6 yields MASAGAAALARALLAWALVALPLALPQPHGRRKVVEKEASFDTTYADWVDADLLNIYAFNHSVRRNWTEGVRVSVNVLSDHKDLPVLFVVRQKEAVVSFQVPLILRGLYQRKYAYQEVSRTLCQPQTKAEVETQHFYVDVSTLSLNASYQLRVTRVENFVLRTNERFGFNATAAQPQYFKYEFPEGVDSVIVKVTSAMAFPCSVISIQDILCPVYDLDNNVAFIGMYQTMTKKAAITVQKKDFPSNSFYVVVVVKTEDEACGGALPYYPLSKHASPDEPVDQHNRQKMLEVMVSPAITSEAYVSSVLFCLGIFLSFYVLTLVIACWESCRQQKRKGLLAAMDSPSLDTGHARSIPDSFLGRAPYDSYGYGSFGNGSSSSAEGVTDSMGSAEVSYGYVGERSLENVAGRPRLDSLSSIEEDDYDTLADIDYDKNVIRTKQYLCVADLARKDKRVLRKKYQIYFWNIATIAVFYALPVVQLVITYQTVVNVTGNQDICYYNFLCAHPLGNLSAFNNILSNLGYVLLGLLFLLIILQREINYNRALMRNDANALECGIPKHFGLFYAMGTALMMEGLLSACYHVCPNYTNFQFDTSFMYMIAGLCMLKLYQKRHPDINASAYSAYACLALVIFFSVVGVVFGKGNTAFWIIFSVIHIVATLLLSTQLYYMGRWKLDSGILRRILHVLYTDCIRQCSGPMYVDRMVLLVMGNIINWSLAAYGLIVRPNDFASYLLAIGICNLLLYFAFYIIMKLRSGERIKLIPLLCIVGTSVVWGFALFFFFQGLSTWQKTPAESREHNRDCILLDFFDDHDIWHFLSSIAMFGSFLVLLTLDDDLDCVQRDKIYVF; encoded by the exons ATGGCGagcgccggggcggccgcgctgGCCCGGGCGCTGCTGGCCTGGGCGCTGGTGGCCCTGCCGctcgccctgccccagccccacgggcgcCGGAAGGTGGTGGAGAAGGAGGCCAGCTTCGACACCACCTACGCCGACTGGGTGGACGCCGACCTGCTCAACATCTACGCCTTCAACCACAGCGTCCGGAGGAACTGG ACGGAGGGGGTGCGCGTGTCGGTGAACGTCCTCTCCGACCACAAGGACTTGCCCGTCCTCTTCGTGGTGAGGCAGAAGGAGGCGGTGGTCTCCTTCCAGGTGCCGCTCATCCTCCGGGGACT GTATCAGCGGAAATACGCGTACCAGGAGGTGAGCCGCACGCTCTGCCAGCCCCAGACCAAGGCGGAGGTGGAGACCCAGCACTTCTACGTGGACGTCTCCACGCTGTCCCTCAATGCCTCCTACCAGCTGCGGGTCACCCGGGTGGAGAACTTCGTGCTGCG GACGAACGAACGGTTCGGCTTCAACGCCACGGCTGCTCAGCCGCAG TATTTCAAGTATGAGTTCCCCGAGGGAGTGGACTCGGTGATCGTGAAGGTGACCTCGGCCATGGCCTTCCCCTGCTCCGTCATCTCCATCCAGGACATCCTG TGCCCCGTCTACGACTTGGACAACAACGTGGCCTTCATCGGGATGTACCAGACCATGACGAAGAAGGCGGCCATCACGGTGCAG AAGAAGGATTTCCCCAGCAACAGCTTCtacgtggtggtggtggtgaagacGGAGGATGAGGCGTGCGGGGGGGCTTTGCCCTACTACCCCCTCTCCAAACATGCCTCCCCAG ATGAGCCCGTGGATCAGCACAACCGGCAGAAGATGCTGGAGGTGATGGTGTCGCCCGCCATAACCT CGGAGGCCTATGTCAGCAGTGTGCTTTTCTGCCTGGGCATCTTCCTCTCCTTCTACGTCCTCACACTGGTCATTGCCTGCTGGGAGAGCTGCCG gcagcagaagaggaaggggcTCCTGGCAGCCATGGACTCGCCCAGCCTGGACACAG GGCATGCCCGCAGCATCCCCGACTCCTTCCTGGGCCGTGCTCCCTACGACAGCTACGGTTACGGCTCCTTCG GCAACGGTTCCTCCAGCAGCGCCGAGGGCGTCACAGACAGCATGGGCTCGGCAGAAGTCTCCTATGGCTACGTGG GGGAGCGGTCGCTGGAGAACGTGGCCGGCCGGCCGCGCCTGGACTCTCTCAGCTCCATCGAGGAGGATGACTACGACACGCTGGCCGACATTGACTACGACAAGAATGTCATCCGCACCAAG caaTACCTCTGCGTGGCCGACCTGGCCCGCAAGGACAAGCGGGTGCTGCGGAAGAAGTACCAGATCTACTTCTG GAACATCGCCACCATCGCTGTCTTCTACGCCCTCCCCGTCGTCCAGCTCGTCATCACCTACCAGACG GTTGTGAACGTCACGGGCAACCAGGACATCTGCTACTACAACTTTCTGTGCGCCCACCCACTGGGGAACCTCAG CGCCTTCAACAACATCCTCAGCAACCTGGGCTACGTCCTGCTGGGCTTGCTCTTCCTGCTCATCATCCTGCAGCGGGAGATCAACTACAACCGGGCCCTCATGCGCAACGACGCCAACGCCCTG GAGTGCGGCATCCCCAAGCACTTCGGGCTCTTCTACGCCATGGGCACCGCGCTGATGATGGAGGGGCTGCTCAGCGCCTGCTACCACGTCTGCCCCAACTACACCAACTTCCAGTTCG ACACCTCCTTCATGTACATGATCGCGGGGCTCTGCATGCTGAAGCTCTACCAGAAACGCCACCCGGACATCAACGCCAGCGCCTACAGCGCCTACGCCTGCCTGGCCCTCGTCATCTTCTTCTCCGTCGTCGGCGTG GTCTTCGGCAAGGGGAACACAGCCTTCTGGATCATCTTCTCCGTCATCCACATCGTGGCCACCCTGCTGCTGAGCACCCAGCTCTACTACATGGGCCGCTGGAAGCTGG aCTCGGGCATCCTGCGCAGGATCCTGCACGTGCTGTACACGGACTGCATCCGGCAGTGCAGCGGGCCCATGTACGTG GATCGGATGGTGCTCCTGGTCATGGGAAACATCATCAACTGGTCGCT CGCTGCCTACGGCCTCATTGTCCGCCCCAATGACTTCGCTTCCTACCTGCTGGCCATCGGCATCTGCAACCTCCTCCTCTACTTTGCCTTCTACATCATCATGAAG CTCCGCAGCGGCGAGCGCATCAAGCTCATCCCCTTGCTCTGCATCGTCGGCACCTCGGTGGTCTGGGGCTTCgccctcttcttcttcttccaggggctcagcacctggcag aAAACGCCGGCCGAGTCGCGGGAGCACAACCGTGACTGCATCCTGCTCGACTTCTTCGACGACCACGACATCTGGCACTTCCTCTCCTCCATCGCCATGTTCGGCTCCTTCCTG GTGCTGCTGACGCTGGACGATGACCTGGACTGCGTCCAGCGGGACAAGATCTACGTCTTCTAG